The Procambarus clarkii isolate CNS0578487 chromosome 37, FALCON_Pclarkii_2.0, whole genome shotgun sequence genome window below encodes:
- the LOC138371994 gene encoding uncharacterized protein: protein MNSDEVTSKMSLKKRMIKSSSGNSCRIVDNSSSRVATCPVDDNRSSINATCLVDDNSNSSSDATCPVDNNSNSSDATCSVVDNGTSSDATCPVDDKSSSSGDTCPVVDNSSSCGATCLVVDNGSSICDSCPFVDNSSDVSDLMCPVVDNSSDVSDLMCPVVDNSSSNNDTCPVDDNSSNNDATCCVVDNGSSSDATCPVFDNSSSSRATCSVV, encoded by the exons ATGAACAGTGATGAAGTTACCTCTAAAATGTCTCttaaaaagagaatgataaa AAGTAGTAGTGGTAATTCGTGTCGTattgttgacaacagtagtagtagggtTGCTACTTGTCCTGTTGATGACAACAGGAGTAGTATAAATGCTACGTGTCTTGTTGATGACAACAGTAATAgtagtagtgacgctacgtgtcctgttgataACAACAGTAatagtagtgacgctacgtgttctGTTGTAGACAATGGTACTAGtagtgatgctacgtgtcctgttgatgacaagagtagtagtagtggcgatacgtgtcctgttgttgacaacagtagtagttgtGGTGCAACATGTCTtgttgttgacaacggtagtAGTATTTGTGATTCGTGTCCTTTTGTTGACAACAGTAGTGACGTTAGTGACCTtatgtgtcctgttgttgacaacagtagtgACGTTAGTGACCTtatgtgtcctgttgttgacaacagtagtagtaataatgataCGTGTCCTGTTGATGACAACAGTAGTAATAATGATGCTACGTGTTGTGTTGTAGACAATGGTAGTAGtagtgatgctacgtgtcctgtttttgacaacagtagtagcagTCGTGCAACATGTTCTGTTgtttga